From the genome of Paraburkholderia sp. ZP32-5:
GGATGCCATATCAGCTCCTTTCCAGCCAGTTTTCGAAGACTTCAATGTGCAGATTGTCGTGAGCCGGCCCCGCGTAGTCGGGCCACAGCTCCTTCAGCGAGAATGCAATCCGGTAATAGTGGCGTTTGTCGCCGCCGTTTTGCCCGTAACCTTCGCGCTCATTGTCGAACTGCATGGGTTCCAGAACCTTCTCGACCACGCCCGTTTTTCCGCGCAGGTAGATCGGAACGCGGTAGTGTCCGATCGGCGAGCGGGTCATCACTCTAACGGTTTCGCCGGGCTGAAAAAGTACTTGCTGGTCGAGAGCGATGACGGTGTTCGAGAAACCGGTCGGTGCCTGTGTCTGTGCCTGGGGCGACATTGACTTCTCCTGACATGAGAGTAAAGCGGCTGGCTGATTATTGGCGCAGTCCCAGCGATCGAACAACCGGTGATTTCTGGATGCACCATTCGCCGTATTGGATAAACGCGTGCCGTGGGTGTCGGCAGGTTTTCCGGCGTTGTCTTCAAGTGGGGAGAATTGGGCAGCAGGGGCGTGGCGATGCACGCACCGGTATCAGGTCAACGGCGCGTCATCATCGAGCGGGGGTATGCAGCAGGCTGACAGGTCTTGCGTGGCAAGAACCTTGCGAAAGCGCGGATAGGCAGCACGTTCAAGGGGCGGCCATGCGAGTCGTAATGATCGCAGCGGTCCGCCCAGATCAGCCGAAGAAAGTCTGGGCGTTACGAGGTCAGTTCGAACGGACTCGTCGGAATCAACCGATGTTTCCGAATAAGACCTTCTGCTAGTTCTTCGGAAAGCGATGCCGGGCCACGCGCGCGAGCCAGATCGTAGCCGCGCAACCGATCACCGACATGATTGCCGGCGCCCAAAAGATCTGTGCCATGTTCATATGCATACGGATCAGCTCACCGCCAGTCAACGGACCCGCAATTGCGCCGAAGCGTCCCAGACCGTGTGCCCAGCCCGTACCCGACGCGCGAATCTGAGTGGGGTAGCAAATGGCCATCAGCGCATTCGTACCCGACTGCGTACCCAGGATGAACAGGCCGACACCGAACACGCCAAGGGCGAGCATCATCGAGTGTGTTTGCTGCCCGAGGAACAGAGCAGCTACAGCGCCGAGCGCCATATACAGAGGCACGACCAGAAGACGCCCTCGGTCGAGCATCACCGACATCAGCAGGCCGCCAAGAACGCCGCCCAGGTAGTACATCGAGGCAGCGCGTTCGGCTTC
Proteins encoded in this window:
- a CDS encoding SH3-like domain-containing protein, which gives rise to MSPQAQTQAPTGFSNTVIALDQQVLFQPGETVRVMTRSPIGHYRVPIYLRGKTGVVEKVLEPMQFDNEREGYGQNGGDKRHYYRIAFSLKELWPDYAGPAHDNLHIEVFENWLERS